From one Bombyx mori chromosome 5, ASM3026992v2 genomic stretch:
- the LOC101739696 gene encoding cuticlin-4, which produces MKRIRLTLVLATLLLKEATCEPPVDSASLPLEHRAGGGYGPPLAPAHADDPWPLATPDSPKIKHLQVQCEKTHMRVNIEFDRPFYGMIFSKGFYSDPHCMHLKPGTGHLSATFEIFLNSCGMSSSANHNVASYGSPTPSGSYVENTIIVQYDPYVQEVWDQARKLRCTWYDFYEKAVTFRPFQVDMLHAVTANFLGDNLQCWMQIQVGKGPWASEVSGIVKIGQTMTMVLAIKDDENKFDMLVRNCVAHDGKRAPIQLVDQYGCVVRPKIMSKFQKIKNFGPSASVVSFAYFQAFKFPDSMNVHFQCVIQVCRYNCPEPKCGLGADYGVPLLAGNTLGGGDYGLSNSPHAEYAPPPPGPHSEYGVPPAYPDPRHPADAIGSFSEKRDDAVPPPQAQVSSTPNAPSPSSPAPSRDEDDVNLPPPPPPGRRGVYNTVKRKDEAHGNLATLGGRPRSVEDLPESLAGIRRRRETSTPTRIYKRDTQEMTDVNTSRTIQVVAPGDVNFALNNAAANETVVIQSPATDPETICMSVPSFIAGLVMLLLVLVVASLVAAFLFVRVRALDRKGAHGATAYYETDYVKHTN; this is translated from the coding sequence GAAGCAACATGCGAGCCTCCTGTGGATTCAGCTTCGCTACCATTGGAGCACCGCGCGGGTGGAGGCTACGGTCCGCCCTTGGCTCCAGCACATGCCGACGATCCTTGGCCATTAGCGACACCTGACAGCCCAAAGATCAAACATTTACAAGTCCAGTGTGAAAAAACTCATATGAGAGTTAATATTGAATTCGATCGACCCTTCTACGGCATGATCTTCTCAAAAGGCTTTTACAGCGATCCTCATTGTATGCACCTTAAGCCGGGGACGGGACATCTTAGTGCGACTTTTGAAATCTTCCTAAATAGTTGTGGTATGTCTAGTTCGGCAAACCATAACGTAGCAAGTTATGGAAGTCCCACTCCAAGCGGTTCTTatgttgaaaatacaattattgtacAATACGATCCATATGTTCAAGAAGTATGGGATCAAGCCAGAAAATTAAGATGCACATGGTACGATTTCTATGAAAAAGCAGTTACCTTCAGACCTTTCCAAGTCGATATGTTACATGCTGTGACCGCGAACTTCCTTGGCGACAACCTGCAGTGCTGGATGCAAATACAAGTCGGTAAAGGGCCGTGGGCGTCAGAAGTTTCAGGAATAGTCAAAATAGGACAAACGATGACCATGGTACTCGCCATTAAAGACGACGAAAATAAATTCGACATGTTAGTACGAAATTGTGTAGCTCATGACGGTAAACGGGCGCCCATACAGCTAGTCGACCAGTATGGATGCGTTGTTAGACCGAAAATTATGAGCAAATTCCAGAAGATAAAAAATTTCGGACCCTCAGCATCTGTAGTCTCGTTTGCATATTTCCAAGCATTCAAATTCCCTGATTCGATGAACGTACATTTTCAATGTGTAATTCAAGTCTGTAGATACAACTGCCCCGAACCCAAGTGCGGCCTTGGCGCTGATTACGGAGTACCTTTGTTAGCCGGTAATACGCTCGGAGGTGGAGACTATGGCCTTTCTAATTCGCCACATGCTGAGTATGCACCACCACCACCCGGACCGCATAGCGAATACGGGGTACCGCCGGCGTATCCCGATCCCAGACACCCAGCAGACGCTATAGGATCGTTCTCAGAAAAACGCGATGACGCTGTTCCACCACCACAAGCACAGGTTTCATCGACTCCAAACGCACCTAGTCCTTCTTCACCGGCGCCGTCGCGAGATGAAGACGATGTTAATCTACCTCCACCACCACCTCCAGGCCGACGCGGAGTTTATAACACCGTCAAGAGGAAAGACGAAGCTCACGGCAATCTAGCCACTCTGGGCGGTCGACCACGTTCCGTAGAAGACTTACCCGAGAGCTTAGCCGGGATCCGACGCCGGCGAGAAACATCGACCCCAACTCGTATTTACAAACGAGATACTCAGGAGATGACTGACGTGAACACGAGTCGCACTATTCAAGTCGTAGCACCGGGTGACGTTAATTTCGCATTGAACAATGCCGCGGCCAACGAAACTGTCGTTATTCAATCGCCCGCAACCGATCCGGAGACGATTTGCATGTCAGTACCGTCATTTATTGCGGGCCTGGTGATGTTATTATTGGTGCTTGTTGTCGCATCTCTCGTCGCTGCTTTTCTGTTCGTGAGAGTGCGAGCGCTCGACAGGAAAGGCGCTCACGGAGCTACCGCCTATTACGAAACGGATTACGTTAAGCACACAAACTAG